One stretch of Rathayibacter festucae DSM 15932 DNA includes these proteins:
- a CDS encoding NAD(P)-dependent oxidoreductase: MRIGFIGLGEAGALYAAAAAAHGDTVSGYDPAAPGTPEGVERTADLAGAVSSADLVVVLTAASLSERIAADAAPHLRAGAVYADFTTASPATMEAVERVIDAAGGRFADVAILGPVPAKGARTETIVSGAAAADVEAWLSALGAEVERIDGPAGVATSRKLLRSVLMKSLAAVVVEAVTAGRAAGCEPWIREQIAAQLSGDVEAKIDRYETGSRKHAVRRSHEMTSVVEYLTALEVPSEMSAASERVLQRLADEEAGGASRA; this comes from the coding sequence ATGCGCATCGGATTCATCGGACTCGGCGAGGCCGGAGCCCTCTACGCGGCGGCCGCCGCCGCCCACGGCGACACGGTCTCGGGCTATGACCCGGCCGCTCCCGGCACTCCCGAGGGGGTGGAGCGGACGGCGGACCTGGCGGGTGCCGTCTCCTCCGCCGACCTCGTCGTCGTGCTGACGGCGGCGTCGCTGAGCGAGCGGATCGCGGCCGACGCCGCCCCGCACCTGCGCGCGGGCGCCGTCTACGCCGACTTCACCACCGCCTCCCCCGCCACGATGGAGGCGGTCGAGCGGGTGATCGACGCCGCGGGCGGCCGCTTCGCCGACGTCGCGATCCTGGGCCCGGTGCCCGCGAAGGGCGCGCGGACCGAGACCATCGTCAGCGGCGCCGCCGCGGCGGACGTCGAGGCCTGGCTGTCGGCGCTCGGCGCCGAGGTCGAGCGGATCGACGGCCCGGCCGGCGTCGCGACCTCGCGCAAGCTGCTCCGGAGCGTGCTGATGAAGAGCCTCGCCGCGGTCGTCGTCGAGGCCGTCACCGCCGGTCGCGCCGCCGGCTGCGAGCCGTGGATCCGCGAGCAGATCGCCGCCCAGCTCTCCGGCGACGTCGAGGCTAAGATCGACCGCTACGAGACCGGCAGCCGCAAGCACGCCGTCCGCCGCAGCCACGAGATGACCTCCGTCGTCGAGTACCTCACCGCCCTCGAGGTCCCGTCCGAGATGTCCGCGGCCTCGGAGCGCGTCCTGCAGCGCCTCGCGGACGAGGAGGCGGGCGGCGCATCGCGGGCGTGA
- a CDS encoding PDDEXK nuclease domain-containing protein: MRPLPPCAPRSRDHRHRLITRGGAALTRSAALLPATLRFQPATLEAAGLGSRIRDNCGMTGRDVELPTGYEPFLRSLASRVQDAQLRAQRTVNAQLVSLYWELGRAILDQQAKEPWGTRVLDRLAEDLRREFPAMTGLSRSNLFYMRAFAAAWPDREKVPQAVGHLPWGHVRLLLDKLSTPDVRAAYAVAAAENSWTRSMLLTHVKNQTLERSGRAPSNYVDRLAPADSALAREIAKDPYVFDFLNLTEDAAERDMENALLDRIAETLQELGTGFTFAGRQVHFEVSGRDFSLDLLFFHTEQLRYVVVELKKGDFEPAFTGQLGFYIALVDERLRRPSHAPTIGILICGDKDEHIVRYALSQAASPIAVATYTYDALPDAERLALPDEQRIIAAIDASGVVDE, encoded by the coding sequence GTGCGGCCGCTGCCGCCCTGCGCGCCGCGATCGCGTGATCACCGCCATCGCCTGATCACACGGGGCGGCGCCGCGCTCACGCGCAGCGCCGCCCTTCTTCCTGCCACCCTCCGATTCCAGCCCGCCACCCTTGAGGCGGCCGGCCTCGGGTCGCGGATCCGGGACAATTGCGGGATGACTGGACGCGACGTCGAGCTGCCGACCGGCTACGAGCCGTTCTTGCGTTCGCTGGCGTCGCGCGTTCAGGATGCGCAACTGCGCGCTCAGCGCACCGTGAACGCGCAGCTCGTCAGCCTGTACTGGGAGCTCGGCCGCGCGATCCTCGACCAGCAGGCCAAGGAGCCGTGGGGCACCCGGGTCCTCGACCGGCTCGCTGAAGACCTGCGCCGGGAGTTCCCGGCGATGACGGGTCTGTCTCGCAGCAACCTCTTCTACATGCGCGCTTTCGCCGCCGCCTGGCCCGATCGGGAGAAAGTCCCACAGGCTGTGGGACATCTGCCCTGGGGCCACGTCCGCCTGCTCCTCGACAAGCTCTCCACCCCCGATGTGCGCGCGGCGTACGCCGTCGCTGCGGCCGAGAACTCGTGGACGCGGTCGATGCTGCTCACCCACGTGAAGAACCAGACCCTGGAGCGGTCCGGTCGGGCACCGTCGAACTACGTCGACCGGCTCGCGCCCGCCGACTCGGCTCTCGCTCGGGAGATCGCCAAGGACCCCTACGTCTTCGACTTCCTGAACCTCACCGAGGACGCTGCCGAGCGCGACATGGAGAACGCCCTCCTCGACCGCATCGCAGAGACGCTGCAGGAGCTCGGAACCGGGTTCACCTTCGCCGGCCGCCAAGTGCACTTCGAGGTCAGCGGCCGGGACTTCTCCCTCGACCTGCTCTTCTTCCACACCGAGCAGCTCCGGTACGTCGTCGTCGAACTCAAGAAGGGCGACTTCGAGCCCGCGTTCACCGGCCAGCTCGGGTTCTACATCGCCCTCGTCGACGAACGACTCCGGCGGCCGAGCCACGCCCCGACCATCGGCATCCTCATCTGCGGCGACAAGGACGAGCACATCGTCCGCTACGCCCTCAGCCAGGCGGCCTCACCCATCGCCGTCGCGACCTACACCTACGACGCGCTGCCCGACGCCGAGCGTCTCGCGCTTCCCGACGAGCAGCGCATCATCGCCGCCATCGACGCCAGCGGGGTCGTCGACGAATAG
- a CDS encoding IclR family transcriptional regulator, which translates to MAQTPADASTSTVRSVDRALDLLELLERSDSPLRLVELSRGSGLQNATVLRILGSLQHRGLVATENGLYRLGPAALGMGHSYLATDPLIARARPVLQQLAVSTGLTASLYARIGDSRILTVRVDGQDPLRYQLPLGRRLPLHVGAGKNILAALPEDERDRILEGLGDTDTAAGERVTARELREQLEQVRRDGFHISINERETGVAAVSVPLGGAAGDVIAAISASGPLETTPRAHLEAQVPELRRAANALQR; encoded by the coding sequence ATGGCCCAGACTCCCGCGGACGCGTCCACCTCGACCGTGCGCAGCGTCGACCGCGCGCTCGACCTGCTCGAGCTCCTCGAGCGCAGCGACTCGCCGCTGCGGCTGGTCGAGCTGAGCCGCGGCTCCGGCCTGCAGAACGCGACCGTGCTGAGGATCCTCGGCTCGCTCCAGCACCGCGGCCTCGTCGCCACCGAGAACGGGCTCTACCGGCTGGGGCCGGCGGCGCTCGGGATGGGGCACAGCTACCTCGCGACCGACCCGCTGATCGCCCGGGCCCGGCCGGTGCTGCAGCAGCTGGCGGTCAGCACCGGCCTGACCGCCTCGCTTTACGCGCGGATCGGCGACTCGCGGATCCTCACCGTGCGCGTCGACGGGCAGGACCCGCTGCGCTACCAGCTCCCACTCGGCCGCCGGCTCCCGCTGCACGTCGGCGCCGGGAAGAACATCCTGGCCGCCCTGCCGGAGGACGAGCGCGACCGGATCCTCGAGGGGCTCGGCGACACCGACACCGCGGCCGGCGAGCGGGTCACGGCCCGGGAGCTGCGCGAGCAGCTCGAGCAGGTCCGCCGCGACGGCTTCCACATCTCCATCAACGAACGCGAGACCGGCGTCGCCGCCGTGAGCGTGCCCCTCGGGGGCGCTGCCGGTGACGTGATCGCCGCGATCTCGGCCTCGGGCCCCCTCGAGACCACCCCCCGCGCCCACCTCGAGGCGCAGGTGCCAGAACTGCGCCGAGCGGCGAACGCCCTCCAGCGCTGA
- the hxlA gene encoding 3-hexulose-6-phosphate synthase: protein MKLQFAMDTLSTDAALELAAAAAPHVDILELGTPLIKSAGLSAITAIKEAHPDKTVFADLKTMDAGELEADMAFKAGADLVTVLGVAGDSTIAGAIAAGKKHGKGVVVDLIGVPDKAARAREVVALGAEFVEMHAGLDEQAEEGFTFETLLRDGEASGVPFSVAGGVSTATIESVQRAGAVVAVAGGAIYGAPDVGAAAAALRAAIA, encoded by the coding sequence GCCGCCGCGGCCGCCCCGCACGTCGACATCCTCGAGCTCGGCACCCCGCTGATCAAGAGCGCCGGCCTCTCGGCCATCACCGCCATCAAGGAGGCGCACCCCGACAAGACGGTCTTCGCCGACCTCAAGACGATGGACGCCGGCGAGCTCGAGGCCGACATGGCCTTCAAGGCGGGCGCCGACCTCGTCACCGTCCTCGGCGTCGCCGGCGACAGCACCATCGCCGGCGCGATCGCCGCCGGCAAGAAGCACGGCAAGGGCGTGGTCGTCGACCTCATCGGCGTCCCCGACAAGGCCGCCCGCGCCCGCGAGGTCGTCGCGCTCGGCGCCGAGTTCGTCGAGATGCACGCCGGCCTCGACGAGCAGGCCGAGGAGGGCTTCACCTTCGAGACGCTCCTGCGCGACGGCGAGGCCTCGGGCGTCCCGTTCTCGGTCGCGGGCGGCGTCAGCACCGCCACCATCGAGTCGGTGCAGCGCGCGGGCGCCGTGGTCGCCGTCGCGGGCGGCGCGATCTACGGGGCGCCCGACGTGGGTGCGGCCGCTGCCGCCCTGCGCGCCGCGATCGCGTGA
- a CDS encoding YaeQ family protein: protein MAAGAVMYNFAIQLADVDRGVYEDITLRAARHPSETDAFMMTRVLAYCLEYVEGISFSEGISSTATEPAVLVRDLTGRLTTWIEVGAPDAERLHFGSRLADRTTVYTHRNPEKVIAAWSGKRVHQLEQITVQSFDHGFLDAAVAVLERRNSLTVSVVEGQLYLEFNGVTSSSDIHVHQPG, encoded by the coding sequence ATGGCAGCCGGCGCAGTGATGTACAACTTCGCGATACAGCTGGCTGATGTGGACCGCGGCGTCTACGAGGACATCACGCTGCGGGCCGCTCGGCACCCTTCCGAGACCGACGCGTTCATGATGACGCGCGTGCTCGCGTACTGCCTCGAATACGTGGAGGGGATCAGCTTCAGCGAGGGGATCTCGTCGACGGCGACCGAGCCGGCGGTGCTGGTCCGCGATCTCACCGGCAGGTTGACCACGTGGATCGAGGTGGGCGCGCCGGATGCCGAGCGACTGCACTTCGGGAGCAGGCTGGCCGACCGCACGACGGTCTACACGCATCGCAACCCGGAGAAGGTGATCGCGGCGTGGTCCGGCAAGCGAGTCCACCAGCTCGAGCAGATCACCGTGCAGAGCTTCGACCACGGGTTCCTGGATGCCGCGGTCGCGGTACTCGAGCGCCGCAACTCGCTGACCGTGTCGGTCGTCGAGGGGCAGCTGTATCTCGAGTTCAACGGCGTGACGTCGAGCAGCGACATCCACGTGCATCAGCCGGGCTGA
- a CDS encoding TRAP transporter large permease subunit produces the protein MGLAVWALIAYIAVIVIWSVALKRGIGEAMVVGFLVVCAFGGGDFLRLVLVGMQAAFDQEIVFAALAFTFIGFLLASTGVIDRQVDLLNSLLGRLRGGAGYVATVGSALFGAVAHSGSANAATMGSVAIPWMKRSNWPPHVAATLIAGNAGNGTVIPPSASFFILIGTATVAPYISIDQLLLAMFAAAAWCILWRLIVVFYFVRKYKIGRVAAADILPFAKSFRRGWTSLLVFLGIIIPVVVTLGPTGEALTGVLGADVMDTISIIVWIPVLLGLFAAALGWRGLPKSGREWYGFVAKTAPRYRDIGATLVFAFAGGAVLTELGLAEQLSSVLNGLNASPVVMSVIVAVMVVLVAGPLSSTATIATIGGIGFSVLVASGVDPVLAACVVLVAASTEGASPPGAAAIYIATGIAQVNPVKTFVPLIVLYVLPILLIAALIGPGWLPVPH, from the coding sequence ATGGGGTTGGCTGTCTGGGCCCTCATCGCGTACATCGCGGTCATCGTGATCTGGAGCGTCGCGCTCAAGCGCGGCATCGGCGAGGCCATGGTGGTCGGCTTCCTGGTCGTCTGCGCCTTCGGCGGCGGCGACTTCCTCCGCCTGGTCCTGGTCGGCATGCAGGCCGCCTTCGACCAGGAGATCGTGTTCGCCGCGCTGGCCTTCACCTTCATCGGCTTCCTGCTCGCCTCCACCGGCGTCATCGACCGGCAGGTCGACCTGCTGAACTCGCTGCTCGGCCGCCTCCGCGGCGGGGCCGGCTACGTCGCCACCGTCGGCTCGGCGCTGTTCGGCGCAGTCGCGCACTCCGGATCCGCCAACGCGGCGACCATGGGCTCGGTCGCGATCCCGTGGATGAAGCGGTCGAACTGGCCGCCGCACGTGGCCGCGACGCTGATCGCCGGGAACGCGGGCAACGGCACCGTCATCCCGCCGAGCGCCTCGTTCTTCATCCTGATCGGCACCGCCACGGTCGCGCCGTACATCTCGATCGACCAGCTGCTGCTCGCGATGTTCGCCGCCGCCGCCTGGTGCATCCTCTGGCGCCTGATCGTCGTCTTCTACTTCGTCCGCAAGTACAAGATCGGCCGGGTCGCCGCCGCCGACATCCTGCCGTTCGCGAAGTCGTTCCGCCGCGGCTGGACCTCGCTGCTGGTCTTCCTCGGCATCATCATCCCCGTCGTCGTCACCCTCGGCCCCACCGGCGAGGCGCTGACCGGCGTGCTCGGCGCGGACGTGATGGACACGATCAGCATCATCGTCTGGATCCCCGTGCTGCTCGGCCTCTTCGCCGCCGCGCTGGGCTGGCGCGGCCTGCCGAAGTCGGGCCGGGAGTGGTACGGCTTCGTCGCGAAGACGGCGCCCCGCTACCGCGACATCGGCGCCACGCTCGTCTTCGCCTTCGCCGGCGGCGCGGTGCTCACCGAGCTCGGGCTCGCCGAGCAGCTCTCCAGCGTGCTGAACGGGCTGAACGCCTCGCCCGTCGTGATGTCGGTGATCGTCGCCGTGATGGTCGTCCTGGTCGCCGGGCCGCTGAGCTCGACCGCGACCATCGCCACGATCGGCGGCATCGGCTTCAGCGTCCTCGTCGCCTCGGGCGTCGACCCCGTGCTCGCCGCGTGCGTCGTCCTCGTCGCCGCCTCCACCGAGGGCGCCTCGCCGCCCGGCGCCGCCGCGATCTACATCGCGACCGGCATCGCGCAGGTGAACCCGGTGAAGACGTTCGTCCCGCTGATCGTGCTCTACGTCCTCCCGATCCTGCTCATCGCCGCCCTCATCGGGCCGGGCTGGCTGCCGGTGCCGCACTGA
- a CDS encoding methyltransferase codes for MTENEPSQNAAVAKTLLMRFAALPVANVGDSMDRLGVVDAAIRPVWRGARLAGPAFTVEVAGGDNAGIHEAIGRLSPGDVLVVNGHGVQDRALVGELIGERLRKVGCIGIVIDGALRDVDNLEEMGFPAFARAVSPAGPYKNGPFRLGVPVAIGSVVVSPGDLVLGDSDGLAVVPAGEAEAVLERAEAKHATETATRKSILAGP; via the coding sequence ATGACCGAGAACGAGCCCTCCCAGAACGCCGCGGTAGCGAAGACCCTCCTCATGCGCTTCGCCGCCCTCCCCGTCGCCAACGTCGGCGACTCGATGGACCGCCTCGGCGTCGTCGACGCCGCGATCCGCCCCGTCTGGCGCGGCGCCCGACTGGCCGGCCCCGCCTTCACGGTGGAGGTCGCCGGCGGCGACAACGCCGGCATCCACGAGGCGATCGGCCGGCTCAGCCCCGGCGACGTCCTCGTCGTCAACGGCCACGGCGTGCAGGACCGCGCGCTCGTCGGCGAGCTGATCGGCGAGCGGCTGCGCAAGGTCGGCTGCATCGGCATCGTGATCGACGGGGCGCTCCGCGACGTCGACAACCTCGAGGAGATGGGCTTCCCGGCGTTCGCCCGCGCGGTCAGCCCGGCCGGCCCCTACAAGAACGGACCGTTCCGGCTGGGCGTGCCCGTCGCGATCGGCTCGGTCGTGGTCTCCCCCGGCGACCTCGTGCTCGGTGACTCCGACGGCCTCGCGGTCGTCCCGGCCGGCGAGGCGGAGGCCGTGCTGGAGCGGGCGGAGGCCAAGCACGCCACGGAGACCGCGACTCGGAAGAGCATCCTGGCGGGGCCGTGA
- a CDS encoding MBL fold metallo-hydrolase: MSGYTGGRRRGGPSLHRHEVEGVHRIEHAFTNVFLLEEGGRLTVVDAGLPGTWPHLLRTLNVLGRGLSDIDALVLTHAHFDHLGFARRLRERGVPVWLHTADARLAAHPYSYRRQRTPLLYPLRHPSAVPVLGAMARAGALRVPPLTGTTPLEPGAVLDVPGSPAVLATPGHTDGHVSLHLPERGAVIGGDALVTLDPYSARTGPHLVARAATADTAVSLASLEVLAATGADVLLPGHGVPWRSGVAQAAEVAARRPIA; encoded by the coding sequence ATGAGCGGGTACACGGGCGGGCGGCGGCGCGGGGGCCCGAGCCTTCACCGGCACGAGGTCGAGGGGGTGCATCGGATCGAGCACGCCTTCACCAACGTGTTCCTGCTGGAGGAGGGCGGGCGGCTGACCGTCGTCGACGCGGGACTGCCCGGGACCTGGCCGCACCTCCTCCGGACGCTGAACGTCCTCGGCCGCGGGCTCAGCGACATCGACGCGCTGGTGCTCACGCACGCGCACTTCGACCACCTCGGCTTCGCGCGGCGGCTGCGCGAGCGCGGCGTGCCGGTGTGGCTGCACACCGCCGACGCCCGGCTCGCCGCGCATCCCTACTCCTACCGCCGGCAGCGCACGCCGCTGCTGTACCCGCTGCGCCACCCGTCGGCCGTTCCGGTGCTGGGCGCGATGGCGCGGGCGGGGGCACTGCGAGTCCCTCCGCTCACCGGCACGACGCCGCTGGAGCCGGGTGCCGTGCTCGACGTGCCCGGCTCGCCCGCCGTGCTGGCGACGCCCGGGCACACCGACGGGCACGTCTCGCTGCACCTGCCCGAGCGCGGGGCGGTGATCGGCGGTGACGCCCTGGTGACGCTCGACCCGTACTCGGCCCGGACAGGTCCGCACCTGGTCGCCCGGGCGGCGACCGCGGACACGGCGGTCTCGCTCGCGTCGCTCGAGGTGCTGGCGGCGACCGGGGCGGACGTGCTGCTGCCGGGGCACGGGGTGCCGTGGCGGTCCGGAGTCGCGCAGGCCGCCGAGGTCGCCGCGCGCCGGCCGATCGCCTGA